The Alosa sapidissima isolate fAloSap1 chromosome 5, fAloSap1.pri, whole genome shotgun sequence genome has a window encoding:
- the LOC121709935 gene encoding uncharacterized protein LOC121709935 isoform X2, whose protein sequence is MQRSSPPKQKNDLGFKRNMFNSHGFLFHVLFCLCTCSDIEIPGDTVNAKLNGSIEFNIQQEPTVCNFTVEWYKHTTSTLCLRFEAPNITCLGDCCKKAQFHCQNNSLVLNSVTLQDEGKYIEKIMLQNGTIKKNIFTLKIIYPPCISNVSIISTQSTLMVMCEASGGSVSYSWLKDGQALQNMNQTLMVHEATQKVCGKYTCVAANEWGSTEAHVNVNGEYAICRGLDGRHEIKIVSAVICALCFCVIAVCIKKYHAGIFSNESWTPEDRGNRGPNTGMEEDRIYDEPSNVQPNPPEVVQLPYVYTDFIPGRFPTGHAKKVKTEAGYSTIGEVQEQVQTLRALEQAETPVALEQAETPVVLEQAPKNT, encoded by the exons ATGCAGCGATCGTCACCCCCTAAGCAGAAAAATGATCTTGGATTTAAAAGGAACATGTTTAATAGTCATGGTTTTCTGTTTCATGTTTTATTCTGCCTATGCACGTGTTCAG ATATTGAGATACCTGGGGACACAGTTAACGCAAAGTTAAATGGATCAATAGAATTTAATATTCAACAGGAGCCAACTGTATGCAATTTTACTGTGGAATGGTACAAGCATACAACTTCTACATTATGCCTACGCTTTGAGGCACCGAACATCACATGTTTGGGGGACTGCTGTAAGAAAGCACAATTCCACTGTCAAAACAACAGTCTTGTCTTAAACTCTGTGACCCTTCAAGATGAAGGAAAGTACATAGAAAAGATAATGTTACAAAATGGTACAATAAAGAAGAATATATTCACACTGAAGATCATAT ATCCTCCATGTATCTCAAATGTAAGCATCATCTCAACTCAGTCGACTCTAATGGTCATGTGTGAGGCCAGTGGAGGGAGCGTGTCATACAGCTGGCTGAAAGATGGACAGGCCCTGCAGAACATGAACCAGACACTGATGGTTCATGAAGCAACCCAGAAAGTCTGTGGGAAATACACTTGTGTGGCAGCGAATGAATGGGGAAGTACAGAGGCTCATGTCAATGTTAATG GTGAATATGCGATATGTAGAGGCCTGGACGGGAGACATGAAATTAAGATTGTGTCTGCTGTGATTTGTGCGCTTTGTTTTTGCGTCATTGCTGTCTGCATCAAGAAGTATCATGCAG GTATCTTCAGCAATGAATCATGGACTCCAGAAGACAGAG GAAACAGAGGACCAAACACAGGAATGGAAG AGGATCGTATATATGATGAACCCAGCAATGTGCAG CCAAACCCACCAGAGGTAGTCCAGCTGCCTTATGTATACACAGACTTCATACCAGGAAGATTTCCCACAGGCCATGCAAAGAAGGTGAAGACAGAAGCTGGGTACTCAACCATTGGGGAAGTCCAGGAGCAGGTACAGACACTTCGAGCCCTGGAGCAGGCAGAGACACCTGTGGCCCTGGAGCAGGCAGAGACACCTGTGGTTCTGGAGCAGGCACCTAAAAACACATGA
- the LOC121709935 gene encoding uncharacterized protein LOC121709935 isoform X8, giving the protein MQRSSPPKQKNDLGFKRNMFNSHGFLFHVLFCLCTCSDIEIPGDTVNAKLNGSIEFNIQQEPTVCNFTVEWYKHTTSTLCLRFEAPNITCLGDCCKKAQFHCQNNSLVLNSVTLQDEGKYIEKIMLQNGTIKKNIFTLKIIYPPCISNVSIISTQSTLMVMCEASGGSVSYSWLKDGQALQNMNQTLMVHEATQKVCGKYTCVAANEWGSTEAHVNVNGNRGPNTGMEEDRIYDEPSNVQPNPPEVVQLPYVYTDFIPGRFPTGHAKKVKTEAGYSTIGEVQEQVQTLRALEQAETPVALEQAETPVVLEQAPKNT; this is encoded by the exons ATGCAGCGATCGTCACCCCCTAAGCAGAAAAATGATCTTGGATTTAAAAGGAACATGTTTAATAGTCATGGTTTTCTGTTTCATGTTTTATTCTGCCTATGCACGTGTTCAG ATATTGAGATACCTGGGGACACAGTTAACGCAAAGTTAAATGGATCAATAGAATTTAATATTCAACAGGAGCCAACTGTATGCAATTTTACTGTGGAATGGTACAAGCATACAACTTCTACATTATGCCTACGCTTTGAGGCACCGAACATCACATGTTTGGGGGACTGCTGTAAGAAAGCACAATTCCACTGTCAAAACAACAGTCTTGTCTTAAACTCTGTGACCCTTCAAGATGAAGGAAAGTACATAGAAAAGATAATGTTACAAAATGGTACAATAAAGAAGAATATATTCACACTGAAGATCATAT ATCCTCCATGTATCTCAAATGTAAGCATCATCTCAACTCAGTCGACTCTAATGGTCATGTGTGAGGCCAGTGGAGGGAGCGTGTCATACAGCTGGCTGAAAGATGGACAGGCCCTGCAGAACATGAACCAGACACTGATGGTTCATGAAGCAACCCAGAAAGTCTGTGGGAAATACACTTGTGTGGCAGCGAATGAATGGGGAAGTACAGAGGCTCATGTCAATGTTAATG GAAACAGAGGACCAAACACAGGAATGGAAG AGGATCGTATATATGATGAACCCAGCAATGTGCAG CCAAACCCACCAGAGGTAGTCCAGCTGCCTTATGTATACACAGACTTCATACCAGGAAGATTTCCCACAGGCCATGCAAAGAAGGTGAAGACAGAAGCTGGGTACTCAACCATTGGGGAAGTCCAGGAGCAGGTACAGACACTTCGAGCCCTGGAGCAGGCAGAGACACCTGTGGCCCTGGAGCAGGCAGAGACACCTGTGGTTCTGGAGCAGGCACCTAAAAACACATGA
- the LOC121709935 gene encoding uncharacterized protein LOC121709935 isoform X4, with translation MQRSSPPKQKNDLGFKRNMFNSHGFLFHVLFCLCTCSDIEIPGDTVNAKLNGSIEFNIQQEPTVCNFTVEWYKHTTSTLCLRFEAPNITCLGDCCKKAQFHCQNNSLVLNSVTLQDEGKYIEKIMLQNGTIKKNIFTLKIIYPPCISNVSIISTQSTLMVMCEASGGSVSYSWLKDGQALQNMNQTLMVHEATQKVCGKYTCVAANEWGSTEAHVNVNGEYAICRGLDGRHEIKIVSAVICALCFCVIAVCIKKYHADFLGNRGPNTGMEEDRIYDEPSNVQPNPPEVVQLPYVYTDFIPGRFPTGHAKKVKTEAGYSTIGEVQEQVQTLRALEQAETPVALEQAETPVVLEQAPKNT, from the exons ATGCAGCGATCGTCACCCCCTAAGCAGAAAAATGATCTTGGATTTAAAAGGAACATGTTTAATAGTCATGGTTTTCTGTTTCATGTTTTATTCTGCCTATGCACGTGTTCAG ATATTGAGATACCTGGGGACACAGTTAACGCAAAGTTAAATGGATCAATAGAATTTAATATTCAACAGGAGCCAACTGTATGCAATTTTACTGTGGAATGGTACAAGCATACAACTTCTACATTATGCCTACGCTTTGAGGCACCGAACATCACATGTTTGGGGGACTGCTGTAAGAAAGCACAATTCCACTGTCAAAACAACAGTCTTGTCTTAAACTCTGTGACCCTTCAAGATGAAGGAAAGTACATAGAAAAGATAATGTTACAAAATGGTACAATAAAGAAGAATATATTCACACTGAAGATCATAT ATCCTCCATGTATCTCAAATGTAAGCATCATCTCAACTCAGTCGACTCTAATGGTCATGTGTGAGGCCAGTGGAGGGAGCGTGTCATACAGCTGGCTGAAAGATGGACAGGCCCTGCAGAACATGAACCAGACACTGATGGTTCATGAAGCAACCCAGAAAGTCTGTGGGAAATACACTTGTGTGGCAGCGAATGAATGGGGAAGTACAGAGGCTCATGTCAATGTTAATG GTGAATATGCGATATGTAGAGGCCTGGACGGGAGACATGAAATTAAGATTGTGTCTGCTGTGATTTGTGCGCTTTGTTTTTGCGTCATTGCTGTCTGCATCAAGAAGTATCATGCAG ATTTTCTAGGAAACAGAGGACCAAACACAGGAATGGAAG AGGATCGTATATATGATGAACCCAGCAATGTGCAG CCAAACCCACCAGAGGTAGTCCAGCTGCCTTATGTATACACAGACTTCATACCAGGAAGATTTCCCACAGGCCATGCAAAGAAGGTGAAGACAGAAGCTGGGTACTCAACCATTGGGGAAGTCCAGGAGCAGGTACAGACACTTCGAGCCCTGGAGCAGGCAGAGACACCTGTGGCCCTGGAGCAGGCAGAGACACCTGTGGTTCTGGAGCAGGCACCTAAAAACACATGA
- the LOC121709935 gene encoding uncharacterized protein LOC121709935 isoform X1, with translation MQRSSPPKQKNDLGFKRNMFNSHGFLFHVLFCLCTCSDIEIPGDTVNAKLNGSIEFNIQQEPTVCNFTVEWYKHTTSTLCLRFEAPNITCLGDCCKKAQFHCQNNSLVLNSVTLQDEGKYIEKIMLQNGTIKKNIFTLKIIYPPCISNVSIISTQSTLMVMCEASGGSVSYSWLKDGQALQNMNQTLMVHEATQKVCGKYTCVAANEWGSTEAHVNVNGEYAICRGLDGRHEIKIVSAVICALCFCVIAVCIKKYHAGIFSNESWTPEDRGNRGPNTGMEAEDRIYDEPSNVQPNPPEVVQLPYVYTDFIPGRFPTGHAKKVKTEAGYSTIGEVQEQVQTLRALEQAETPVALEQAETPVVLEQAPKNT, from the exons ATGCAGCGATCGTCACCCCCTAAGCAGAAAAATGATCTTGGATTTAAAAGGAACATGTTTAATAGTCATGGTTTTCTGTTTCATGTTTTATTCTGCCTATGCACGTGTTCAG ATATTGAGATACCTGGGGACACAGTTAACGCAAAGTTAAATGGATCAATAGAATTTAATATTCAACAGGAGCCAACTGTATGCAATTTTACTGTGGAATGGTACAAGCATACAACTTCTACATTATGCCTACGCTTTGAGGCACCGAACATCACATGTTTGGGGGACTGCTGTAAGAAAGCACAATTCCACTGTCAAAACAACAGTCTTGTCTTAAACTCTGTGACCCTTCAAGATGAAGGAAAGTACATAGAAAAGATAATGTTACAAAATGGTACAATAAAGAAGAATATATTCACACTGAAGATCATAT ATCCTCCATGTATCTCAAATGTAAGCATCATCTCAACTCAGTCGACTCTAATGGTCATGTGTGAGGCCAGTGGAGGGAGCGTGTCATACAGCTGGCTGAAAGATGGACAGGCCCTGCAGAACATGAACCAGACACTGATGGTTCATGAAGCAACCCAGAAAGTCTGTGGGAAATACACTTGTGTGGCAGCGAATGAATGGGGAAGTACAGAGGCTCATGTCAATGTTAATG GTGAATATGCGATATGTAGAGGCCTGGACGGGAGACATGAAATTAAGATTGTGTCTGCTGTGATTTGTGCGCTTTGTTTTTGCGTCATTGCTGTCTGCATCAAGAAGTATCATGCAG GTATCTTCAGCAATGAATCATGGACTCCAGAAGACAGAG GAAACAGAGGACCAAACACAGGAATGGAAG CAGAGGATCGTATATATGATGAACCCAGCAATGTGCAG CCAAACCCACCAGAGGTAGTCCAGCTGCCTTATGTATACACAGACTTCATACCAGGAAGATTTCCCACAGGCCATGCAAAGAAGGTGAAGACAGAAGCTGGGTACTCAACCATTGGGGAAGTCCAGGAGCAGGTACAGACACTTCGAGCCCTGGAGCAGGCAGAGACACCTGTGGCCCTGGAGCAGGCAGAGACACCTGTGGTTCTGGAGCAGGCACCTAAAAACACATGA
- the LOC121709935 gene encoding uncharacterized protein LOC121709935 isoform X6, whose product MQRSSPPKQKNDLGFKRNMFNSHGFLFHVLFCLCTCSDIEIPGDTVNAKLNGSIEFNIQQEPTVCNFTVEWYKHTTSTLCLRFEAPNITCLGDCCKKAQFHCQNNSLVLNSVTLQDEGKYIEKIMLQNGTIKKNIFTLKIIYPPCISNVSIISTQSTLMVMCEASGGSVSYSWLKDGQALQNMNQTLMVHEATQKVCGKYTCVAANEWGSTEAHVNVNGEYAICRGLDGRHEIKIVSAVICALCFCVIAVCIKKYHAGNRGPNTGMEEDRIYDEPSNVQPNPPEVVQLPYVYTDFIPGRFPTGHAKKVKTEAGYSTIGEVQEQVQTLRALEQAETPVALEQAETPVVLEQAPKNT is encoded by the exons ATGCAGCGATCGTCACCCCCTAAGCAGAAAAATGATCTTGGATTTAAAAGGAACATGTTTAATAGTCATGGTTTTCTGTTTCATGTTTTATTCTGCCTATGCACGTGTTCAG ATATTGAGATACCTGGGGACACAGTTAACGCAAAGTTAAATGGATCAATAGAATTTAATATTCAACAGGAGCCAACTGTATGCAATTTTACTGTGGAATGGTACAAGCATACAACTTCTACATTATGCCTACGCTTTGAGGCACCGAACATCACATGTTTGGGGGACTGCTGTAAGAAAGCACAATTCCACTGTCAAAACAACAGTCTTGTCTTAAACTCTGTGACCCTTCAAGATGAAGGAAAGTACATAGAAAAGATAATGTTACAAAATGGTACAATAAAGAAGAATATATTCACACTGAAGATCATAT ATCCTCCATGTATCTCAAATGTAAGCATCATCTCAACTCAGTCGACTCTAATGGTCATGTGTGAGGCCAGTGGAGGGAGCGTGTCATACAGCTGGCTGAAAGATGGACAGGCCCTGCAGAACATGAACCAGACACTGATGGTTCATGAAGCAACCCAGAAAGTCTGTGGGAAATACACTTGTGTGGCAGCGAATGAATGGGGAAGTACAGAGGCTCATGTCAATGTTAATG GTGAATATGCGATATGTAGAGGCCTGGACGGGAGACATGAAATTAAGATTGTGTCTGCTGTGATTTGTGCGCTTTGTTTTTGCGTCATTGCTGTCTGCATCAAGAAGTATCATGCAG GAAACAGAGGACCAAACACAGGAATGGAAG AGGATCGTATATATGATGAACCCAGCAATGTGCAG CCAAACCCACCAGAGGTAGTCCAGCTGCCTTATGTATACACAGACTTCATACCAGGAAGATTTCCCACAGGCCATGCAAAGAAGGTGAAGACAGAAGCTGGGTACTCAACCATTGGGGAAGTCCAGGAGCAGGTACAGACACTTCGAGCCCTGGAGCAGGCAGAGACACCTGTGGCCCTGGAGCAGGCAGAGACACCTGTGGTTCTGGAGCAGGCACCTAAAAACACATGA
- the LOC121709935 gene encoding uncharacterized protein LOC121709935 isoform X5, producing the protein MQRSSPPKQKNDLGFKRNMFNSHGFLFHVLFCLCTCSDIEIPGDTVNAKLNGSIEFNIQQEPTVCNFTVEWYKHTTSTLCLRFEAPNITCLGDCCKKAQFHCQNNSLVLNSVTLQDEGKYIEKIMLQNGTIKKNIFTLKIIYPPCISNVSIISTQSTLMVMCEASGGSVSYSWLKDGQALQNMNQTLMVHEATQKVCGKYTCVAANEWGSTEAHVNVNGEYAICRGLDGRHEIKIVSAVICALCFCVIAVCIKKYHAGNRGPNTGMEAEDRIYDEPSNVQPNPPEVVQLPYVYTDFIPGRFPTGHAKKVKTEAGYSTIGEVQEQVQTLRALEQAETPVALEQAETPVVLEQAPKNT; encoded by the exons ATGCAGCGATCGTCACCCCCTAAGCAGAAAAATGATCTTGGATTTAAAAGGAACATGTTTAATAGTCATGGTTTTCTGTTTCATGTTTTATTCTGCCTATGCACGTGTTCAG ATATTGAGATACCTGGGGACACAGTTAACGCAAAGTTAAATGGATCAATAGAATTTAATATTCAACAGGAGCCAACTGTATGCAATTTTACTGTGGAATGGTACAAGCATACAACTTCTACATTATGCCTACGCTTTGAGGCACCGAACATCACATGTTTGGGGGACTGCTGTAAGAAAGCACAATTCCACTGTCAAAACAACAGTCTTGTCTTAAACTCTGTGACCCTTCAAGATGAAGGAAAGTACATAGAAAAGATAATGTTACAAAATGGTACAATAAAGAAGAATATATTCACACTGAAGATCATAT ATCCTCCATGTATCTCAAATGTAAGCATCATCTCAACTCAGTCGACTCTAATGGTCATGTGTGAGGCCAGTGGAGGGAGCGTGTCATACAGCTGGCTGAAAGATGGACAGGCCCTGCAGAACATGAACCAGACACTGATGGTTCATGAAGCAACCCAGAAAGTCTGTGGGAAATACACTTGTGTGGCAGCGAATGAATGGGGAAGTACAGAGGCTCATGTCAATGTTAATG GTGAATATGCGATATGTAGAGGCCTGGACGGGAGACATGAAATTAAGATTGTGTCTGCTGTGATTTGTGCGCTTTGTTTTTGCGTCATTGCTGTCTGCATCAAGAAGTATCATGCAG GAAACAGAGGACCAAACACAGGAATGGAAG CAGAGGATCGTATATATGATGAACCCAGCAATGTGCAG CCAAACCCACCAGAGGTAGTCCAGCTGCCTTATGTATACACAGACTTCATACCAGGAAGATTTCCCACAGGCCATGCAAAGAAGGTGAAGACAGAAGCTGGGTACTCAACCATTGGGGAAGTCCAGGAGCAGGTACAGACACTTCGAGCCCTGGAGCAGGCAGAGACACCTGTGGCCCTGGAGCAGGCAGAGACACCTGTGGTTCTGGAGCAGGCACCTAAAAACACATGA
- the LOC121709935 gene encoding uncharacterized protein LOC121709935 isoform X7, which yields MQRSSPPKQKNDLGFKRNMFNSHGFLFHVLFCLCTCSDIEIPGDTVNAKLNGSIEFNIQQEPTVCNFTVEWYKHTTSTLCLRFEAPNITCLGDCCKKAQFHCQNNSLVLNSVTLQDEGKYIEKIMLQNGTIKKNIFTLKIIYPPCISNVSIISTQSTLMVMCEASGGSVSYSWLKDGQALQNMNQTLMVHEATQKVCGKYTCVAANEWGSTEAHVNVNGNRGPNTGMEAEDRIYDEPSNVQPNPPEVVQLPYVYTDFIPGRFPTGHAKKVKTEAGYSTIGEVQEQVQTLRALEQAETPVALEQAETPVVLEQAPKNT from the exons ATGCAGCGATCGTCACCCCCTAAGCAGAAAAATGATCTTGGATTTAAAAGGAACATGTTTAATAGTCATGGTTTTCTGTTTCATGTTTTATTCTGCCTATGCACGTGTTCAG ATATTGAGATACCTGGGGACACAGTTAACGCAAAGTTAAATGGATCAATAGAATTTAATATTCAACAGGAGCCAACTGTATGCAATTTTACTGTGGAATGGTACAAGCATACAACTTCTACATTATGCCTACGCTTTGAGGCACCGAACATCACATGTTTGGGGGACTGCTGTAAGAAAGCACAATTCCACTGTCAAAACAACAGTCTTGTCTTAAACTCTGTGACCCTTCAAGATGAAGGAAAGTACATAGAAAAGATAATGTTACAAAATGGTACAATAAAGAAGAATATATTCACACTGAAGATCATAT ATCCTCCATGTATCTCAAATGTAAGCATCATCTCAACTCAGTCGACTCTAATGGTCATGTGTGAGGCCAGTGGAGGGAGCGTGTCATACAGCTGGCTGAAAGATGGACAGGCCCTGCAGAACATGAACCAGACACTGATGGTTCATGAAGCAACCCAGAAAGTCTGTGGGAAATACACTTGTGTGGCAGCGAATGAATGGGGAAGTACAGAGGCTCATGTCAATGTTAATG GAAACAGAGGACCAAACACAGGAATGGAAG CAGAGGATCGTATATATGATGAACCCAGCAATGTGCAG CCAAACCCACCAGAGGTAGTCCAGCTGCCTTATGTATACACAGACTTCATACCAGGAAGATTTCCCACAGGCCATGCAAAGAAGGTGAAGACAGAAGCTGGGTACTCAACCATTGGGGAAGTCCAGGAGCAGGTACAGACACTTCGAGCCCTGGAGCAGGCAGAGACACCTGTGGCCCTGGAGCAGGCAGAGACACCTGTGGTTCTGGAGCAGGCACCTAAAAACACATGA
- the LOC121709935 gene encoding uncharacterized protein LOC121709935 isoform X3, producing the protein MQRSSPPKQKNDLGFKRNMFNSHGFLFHVLFCLCTCSDIEIPGDTVNAKLNGSIEFNIQQEPTVCNFTVEWYKHTTSTLCLRFEAPNITCLGDCCKKAQFHCQNNSLVLNSVTLQDEGKYIEKIMLQNGTIKKNIFTLKIIYPPCISNVSIISTQSTLMVMCEASGGSVSYSWLKDGQALQNMNQTLMVHEATQKVCGKYTCVAANEWGSTEAHVNVNGEYAICRGLDGRHEIKIVSAVICALCFCVIAVCIKKYHADFLGNRGPNTGMEAEDRIYDEPSNVQPNPPEVVQLPYVYTDFIPGRFPTGHAKKVKTEAGYSTIGEVQEQVQTLRALEQAETPVALEQAETPVVLEQAPKNT; encoded by the exons ATGCAGCGATCGTCACCCCCTAAGCAGAAAAATGATCTTGGATTTAAAAGGAACATGTTTAATAGTCATGGTTTTCTGTTTCATGTTTTATTCTGCCTATGCACGTGTTCAG ATATTGAGATACCTGGGGACACAGTTAACGCAAAGTTAAATGGATCAATAGAATTTAATATTCAACAGGAGCCAACTGTATGCAATTTTACTGTGGAATGGTACAAGCATACAACTTCTACATTATGCCTACGCTTTGAGGCACCGAACATCACATGTTTGGGGGACTGCTGTAAGAAAGCACAATTCCACTGTCAAAACAACAGTCTTGTCTTAAACTCTGTGACCCTTCAAGATGAAGGAAAGTACATAGAAAAGATAATGTTACAAAATGGTACAATAAAGAAGAATATATTCACACTGAAGATCATAT ATCCTCCATGTATCTCAAATGTAAGCATCATCTCAACTCAGTCGACTCTAATGGTCATGTGTGAGGCCAGTGGAGGGAGCGTGTCATACAGCTGGCTGAAAGATGGACAGGCCCTGCAGAACATGAACCAGACACTGATGGTTCATGAAGCAACCCAGAAAGTCTGTGGGAAATACACTTGTGTGGCAGCGAATGAATGGGGAAGTACAGAGGCTCATGTCAATGTTAATG GTGAATATGCGATATGTAGAGGCCTGGACGGGAGACATGAAATTAAGATTGTGTCTGCTGTGATTTGTGCGCTTTGTTTTTGCGTCATTGCTGTCTGCATCAAGAAGTATCATGCAG ATTTTCTAGGAAACAGAGGACCAAACACAGGAATGGAAG CAGAGGATCGTATATATGATGAACCCAGCAATGTGCAG CCAAACCCACCAGAGGTAGTCCAGCTGCCTTATGTATACACAGACTTCATACCAGGAAGATTTCCCACAGGCCATGCAAAGAAGGTGAAGACAGAAGCTGGGTACTCAACCATTGGGGAAGTCCAGGAGCAGGTACAGACACTTCGAGCCCTGGAGCAGGCAGAGACACCTGTGGCCCTGGAGCAGGCAGAGACACCTGTGGTTCTGGAGCAGGCACCTAAAAACACATGA